A window of Miscanthus floridulus cultivar M001 chromosome 12, ASM1932011v1, whole genome shotgun sequence genomic DNA:
AGCGCCGCCCGATGGTTCCGTGCGGAGGTGTGGTGGCTGATGTTTGGCTACCTGTTGGGCCATTGTTGGGCAGCCGTGGGCTCCATCTCTCTGGCTGAGCTGAGCTGTGGGTGCAGATGATTGTGCGAGAGGGGTGCGAATACGGTAGGAACCTGTATCGTACAGCATATTTTGCGTATTGGtctgggtgcggccgcacccagtCGAACCTATATGGATCCGCccgtgcttctacacatgcaggaTGCAATACAGATACAGATACTCCGTATTAACACAACACATTATTCCTCGAGGAGAAAGAAAAATATAGCATCAGCGTCCTTCACTGCTGTTCTGGTACTCGAGAGAGTATGCAATTCTGGCACTTCTCAGTTATGCAGTGTATCGTTGTTCAGATCAATAATCCATGTAACTGTGTTTACACAAATATGTCCAAATGGACACAACTAAGCAAGAACACGCGTTTCCATTTCcaaagaatgaaaaaaaaaaaaaactactgtaCTTCTACATTTTTGCAACACCACATATCAGTACCGACTTgaccaagaaaaagaaaagaaattaacaATCTATGCACATAGGTTACCTATCATTATCAACTACCTAAGTATACCTATACAAAGACAGTCTGAACTTGCGAAGTTCCAAAATGGCCAGTATCGCAGTCACAGTTGCCATCGAGTTCACCAGCAAATGCAAACCTACGAGTCCTTTTTTTTCCACGTGATATAGTTTGAATTTACCTTCTCGCAAAGTAGAATCGTTAGCTTTTTACAGCCCAGCGGCGACCCCTGATCTCATATCCATCAGAAGCTTGATCACCACCTCCCCAGCTGTCCGCAGCAGCAGCTGAGCTCACAACTCTGCGATGTTTTTTGCCCTTTGTGACACCACTGTCACTTGTGCTTCCGCTTAATAATGGATCATCAATCCCACGAACAGGTCTCTCTGGTGTTGCTGCACTCACCCAGTTGTCATCCTGGCTTTTCTTACGCTTATCATTCTTTTTCATCAATTTATCAAAGCGCTTCTCCACTGGCCGCACTGCTTGGTTAACAGTGAATTTGAAATCCTTGATCACCTAAGTTAATGGGGAGAAGAAAACACGACAAAGCATGGAAATTATGCTCACAAACATATTCTGCAAACCCACACAACCCATAAATTACATAATAGAAGAGAACATATTAGACCGTGTCAAGGTAAGATTTATTCTACTGgttcaaaaaaaatcaaaacccaaCCTAATAATGTATAAAGAGAGGAAATTTGTCGGTAGTGCTCAGAAAGAAGATTTGGTCCCAGAACTCACATATTCTCCACTGCCGACAACAAAGTCCCGAACACTTTCTTTTATGTTTGTCACGCTTCTCTCATCTGGTTCCAACTGTGGAAGCTTCATTTTGGTAGGACGGTTGCTTTCCTTAATTTCAAAAGGGTCCACAGGGTCAGAGGATACATAGTCCCCAAGTACAGAAATGTTTCCAGGTGACTGATTAGTTAAGAGTGCATAGGGCTTGGCTGGGAACACAAAGAGGTGAACAACTGAAGCAATGCCCATCTGTCCTGGAGGAAGACATGGTGCTATCAGATATCTACAACTAGCCACATaaacatgaaagaaatggattCTTTTAAGCAAAGGCgaatatatctatacctaataataaaaaggCAAAATTTCCGCCGTAACTTTTTTTTCTGCCATAACTTTTTTTCTGCCTCTTTTTCCACTCCGGTATGCTTGTATATCTTTTTTCCTATTCCAGTCCGGGTTCTATTCCACTCCGGGTTCTATTCGTATTATTTTTTTCCTAGATTCTTTTTTCCGTCCTCCAATCTGCCCTTCTCAGAGTCTGTATCAAATTAGGATAGGACTCAAAACTAATCGATAAATTATTTATCTATCTATACctataataataaagaggcaaaatttctctccacGTATTTTTTTGGTCCAGCCATATCTTAACTAACTTTGTGAATGTGGAAAACCACCTATAGCCCTTCTCTATATATAACTAGGAATcctaatccaattagatctctccaATTTCTTGtgaataggaatcttaatccaaataggaaaaatataataatatggacAACTAGAAATCCTATAttaatccaattagatctctccaactccaaataaccggaataggaatcttaatccaattaCAAAAATATAAGAATAGAAATCTAATAAAAAGGAAAGAAGGGTAGAATTTCTTTGTTTAGTTTCTTTTCTGTTCAGCGAGGAAACCGCCAACACCTGTAAAAAAAACGGAAAAAATACAAGCCTACTCGTACACCTGTGGGAAAAAAAGCAAAAAATACAAGCCTAGCCAGGGATCGTACCCAGATCCCATATAAATAACAGAAAATCATATAAATTATAATAAATAGATAAATAATAGAAAACCGCACCACATGTTTTATATGATCTATAATAAAAAATTCTATTCAACGAGTAGTTAACACCTTAGAGTTTACGGCAATGTTTTCtgatcgtccgattaatcgcgattaatcgcgattaatcgtcctTATCGGTACTTAGCACTTGATTAGGCCCTCCGATTCGATCAGAGCGATCAGAAACCTGATCGTCCGATTAATCgtcgattaatcgcgattaatcgtccgATTAGGTCTCTTTGCCGATCAGCACTTAGGATGACATATATGAATATATAGTATAtggtatataaatatatagtataTGGTATATTATATAGTATATGGTATATTATATATGtaccatacatatatatatagtatatggtATATAGTATATGGTATATGCTCGATGTCTACTATATAAATAGTAATGCTCGATGTCTACTGTATAGTATATGGTATATGCTCGATGTCTATTAtggtatataaatatatatatgaatatatagTAATGCTCGATGTCtactatataaatatatagtatatggtatattatatatataccatacatatatgatatatacTTATATAGTCCTGCTATATGCTGGACGATTATATGGACGATTAGACCGATCAGAGGTCGATTAATCGTCCTGATCGTCCTAATCGGTACCAGACCGATTAGGAACGATAAGCCGATCAGAAAACATTGGTTTACGGGACAAAAGAAGTGTAAAACCATGGCATTGCATGTATTAGATTAATctgcatattatatatataatatataaaatATCTAATGTCCATGTTAGAGAAATCCGCATCCATgcatggtagagagtttgattcaaaacaaaatgaaattgatgatgcaatcaCTGTCTAGAGTCTGATTCTAAGACAAAACACGTCTATACAAGTTTGTAGGCCTGAACATAATTAACCAAAACTGAAAGAACCGGAAACGAAAAATTTGGTTCCTGATATTGAGGAACCGCaataaccgaagaaaattcggTTTGACAAATTTTTATGAGTCCTTCAAAAGAGTCACCAAACTCGATATCTACCAACACATTGATACTATAAAGTTAAAGTTATGATATCATTATGGGTACATCTTTGTGCCTTATGattaaagaaaaaaaattctagCAAGATTTGTTTTACCTTAACATTAGATAGTTTttttccgttgcaacgcacgggcatatttgctagtataaTAAAAAGACACTCTGGAAGGATGAATACCTCTATGCAAATAATGAAATCTTGAATGCTTGATTTTAACTCCAAGCTCTGGGCTAAAGGACTTCTAAGAAGGCCGAAAGCATACATTATTGCAATCACCACACCTTGCCACCAAGTCAAGAATACTATCGATTTGAAAGAAAGAAATTTAGCCAGAGGCTTTATAGGTGCCAATTCGTCCTTGGTAGCTGTATACCATGCTACTAGACAGTACAGGGCCCAATATTGACTAAAGTTGAGAACTGCAGCAAAGTAAGGGTACCTGCATCACAAATATATGCATTGGGGTTTTAGAACAAAATGTAAAAAGAGGATATGAAATAACTGATTTAGCTATCTCAACATTGGTTCATTCATAATGGAAAACGAGCAATTAAGATGTGATTTTTTTCCCCAATGAAAGCATGACATAGTACAGTGGAGAAACCCCCCACATCGTCCGCATCAGGCAGCACCCATATCCCTTGTCAGCACCCCTCCCTCAACCCTATctctgcctctgccgccgccagaGCTGCCTGCCAAAGGCCTGGCGAGTAGTGAGGAGGATGGTGGCGAGGCCCTCTCCCCTGCGCcttctcccctcccttccctttccTTCCTCCCCCTCCTCTTTTCTGCTCCTGTGGCATTTGGTGGTTTGGCATCAGGGTTGGCCAGATCAACTTGGGGGGCGTCGATGGCCTGGAGGGCAGATACACTGTTCCCCGGTGCCGTTGCCTTCTTGAATGCTTCGCTAGGCTATTCCAGCTCTGTGGCTTGGCGCTTTCCATCTGGTTTGATGCCACTCTTTTTCCTTGTTAGTTTTTGGTTTTGTGCAGACAGCTTTGAGTAGTTGCCCTGATGTTTGGACTAGCATAGTTGTCCCGGCGTGCTTAGCTGGTGAATTTGTGCAGAGATAGTTGTAAGTCATGTTCAGTGATGCTCTTCTAGGTGAATTGTGATGCCAAGCGATTGGATTGTCGGCTTTTGGTCTTTCGACTGGAGGTGTCAGATGTGTACCCCTAGTTGTACGGTTGGAGCACTGAAGTTGTGTGGGGATGATTTGTGTACCCCGAGTTGTGTGTTCTACAAATCAAGTTGTTCGTGGTTTGTACCCCTAGTTGTGCGGTTTTTGGGACCAGATTCCCTTATAAACTGGGCCAATTGTCTTCTTCTAATAATATTTTCAGCAAAGCAAAATCATTTGCcgtctttaaaaaaaaaaaaggagcagTACATGTATCATAAGGATGACGCGGCAATTCCATTCAACAAACATAGCTTGCGCATAAACAAAAACCAATGTAAGGAAGATGCAATTTTCAGATTTGAAGACAGAACTAGAAAGGAAATGTTTGTCTTACCCACATCGTAAATTGAATTCTCCATCACAATAAACACCAAAAGGTTCTAGAAGAAGAGATAATGTAGCGGTGAGGGTTTTTATGATCACCTGCAGGTGCAAAAAGGACATAACTAAGTCTTATTTTTGACTTCTCAGATAAAAGAATTTGCAAGGGCTTGTGGAAATACATATTGGAAGATTCCAAATTTGATAATCAGGTAGAACCGTGTCCCCAATCTCCAGGGCTTCAATACAAAATTTACAGGAAAATGATGGTGTATGATTCCCTTCTCAGATGCATGATGCAGTAGAGGCTGCCCAGAACCAGAGCCACCTTCCCTCTTCAAAAAAGCTATTGTTTTATCTTCCCCACCTACATTTGATCAGACATAATAAACACACACAAATGAAGAGAACAAAATATGAAAGCTGCAAGTGCACCAAACAATATATATCATGAAGTGTATCAGAAAGACAAATGTAAGGGTTTGATTGTTTTAGCTGAAGATTGTGAAAAGCACCTTGTAGATTTTAAAGGCTGGTGGAAACCAGATTGCAGATTGCTGTAATCCGGTATTGAAATATAGGGGTTTCTTTTAGCCTTGGATTTTAAAATTACAATCTAGCAATTGCAAGCTGAAACAGTCTCTGGACTCCAAAGAGAAATGATATAAGTAGACTGCTGCCTGCCTGCCACTGGACAATATTTGACTCTGAAACAGCGCCTCGATTTTGCTAACGCTACAGTAATCTTATTATGAACTACCTGATATTCTTAGCATCCAGTGTAATAAATAAGATCCCCCCCCCGGAATTACAACACATCGATGTGACTCCAGTATGCACGACGGCAGGCCCACAGTGGTACATACAAGAAGCTAATTTATTAGGACAAAAAAGATTGCATTGTTCAAAATTATGTTACATTCGTGCTCTTTGAAATAACACTCCATATGCAAAAGCAAAATACAGTGACAGCTAGAAGTAAGAACACAACACTACATGTATTCTAAGAAAGCAATGTCTATAGGCATAACTTACCTAAACATGCAGTAATATATCTTCCAAAGCAGTACATTGCAAATGCTTCATAACCATCACGTAGGATGCCACAGTAAACACTTGTATTTGGATTTATCAAAGAAATATACTGTTCCAAAAGAAGAATATTAGACACGCTGATGGAGTAACGTAGCACATAAATAAAGTGTTTTAGAGGCCTTACCGACTCAATTGCATAGCAAGGGACCATGAGAATAACACCCAGTACAAATTTCTGTTCCTGTAGAAGTAGAACAGAACCTAAAACAGTGAAAATTATGCTTTGCGATGGTTCTTGATAAACAGAATTATGTAAAAAAATGATGATAGGACTGCAAAAATAGAAACTAGAAACCTCTGGATTGTTGTATGCTGAGAGATGCTCAAATATCAGGTACATGGAGAGCGAAAGCGCAAGCAGCATGAAGAACCCAGCAACTAAAGTAGCCCATATGGGTGCGGAGTATTGTGCCATCAAGGGCACTAGGAGCCCAATATTGACCCTCATGGTGACAGACAACACTTCTTTGAACCCGTATGCTTTCAAAGTCCGTCAGCATCATCCAACATCACCTTCCTGACCGAAAGCTGgcacttcaattcaaattaacgGGATCAAACCTCCTGGATCCAGACGCCCAGTCTATTATCTGCAATGTGAGCTCAAAAGTGTGAAATCCTGAACCTGGGAAATTCATTCCCACGGACTGGTCGACGATCCATGAATGAAGCACAAAGCATCCAAACGCAAACAATCTAACTAGTCCCGTAGAGTTGATAATGAACTGAATACAGTACAACTACATTGAGACCACCAACACGACCAACCCCACCAAAAACCTAGGCAACGAAAAGGGCTTGCAACCGACCAAAATTAAACACGAAATCGCATCAGATCGCCCAATCTCCTTCGAGAAGAACCAGAAGGAACGCGCAGCTACGTGACGGGCAAGAGAACCTCCCGTGGGGCATGGCAGCATGAATTTGAAGGAATTGAAAGGAACAGAGGGGCTCGAAGGAAACCTGAGCCGACGACTCGCCCAACCGGCTGTGGGAATGGGTCGGAGAGGCTGCCCCGTGCTGATTCCCCTGTTGGATCAAGGTGATTCGAGCGTCGCTGCGCGTGATTTCCCGCGAGGCGGACGGGGAGGTGGAAAAGGGGGGCAAATCGCGAGCGCGAATCGTGACGGCGTCGCCCCCTCTGTCTCCTCTTCTCTTTCCAGTGGACCCCGCTGGTTTTCGGAAAGGCAACGACGTGACGCCAATTGGTTTTGCGCAGGCGGGCGTGGGGCGTAGGGCGTAGCGTAGCTGGGGGAACGGGGAGTCGGGGAGTCCGGGCCGAGCTGACTCTGGACAGGACAGCTTCATGGGCCGTAGCCCACATTTTGACAGCCAAAACTCGGTCTCTTCTAATAACGGCTTTAACTTTTCTCTGCAAACTTTAAAACCAACGTGACAGCCAAAACATGAACATGAAAGTTAAAGAATAAAGATAGACTAAACAACCACGTGTATATAAAAGtgatcaaatttgaattaaattgGTCAAATTTGCAAAAATGAAAATTACAGAAAAAACACCCTCAAGCTAGCTTCTCTATAAACATGAACACCGTTTAAACCGGTTTTGGTAGTCCAAGGTCAAATGGAGATTTTCCTTTGGAGGCTCATCCAATCTCAAAACTTATAAATTATGTGTGTGTTTGCTACTAAGATAAGATTATCATCCTTTGTTTATATGACAAGATCATAGACGATCAGCGTTCTAGGTAGAACAAGCGTCAAATCGATTTCGCCGTTTAGAGCTTCCTCCGTGTATCTCAACCATGTGCAGCTCAAACGATCTAGCTCTTGCTAGTGCCTTGATCGGATTTAGCATCAACAGCCAGACATCTTATAAGTTATATCTCTTTCGTATGAAGGCTGGTTTgtttttttaattaaataatctATAAATACTAGACAAGAATTTTAAATCATAGAACTTTTTAAAATTCCCAAACAAGAATTAAAGATTtagatttgaaaattttaaataaaatatttagattcacaaaaaacatctttggaaacttcgAAAAATGAGGTTTAGCTTTAGGAAAATAAGAAAAATCTAGAAAATGTTTAAAACAAGTGTATATTATGTTTTAAAAACTTTGCATGGCAAGACAGATCTCAAACCCAAGATATCTATCTGGCTGCGCGTCTGCGCTACATTTGAGTGGCACCGCTCCACTAAGACCTGCGAGGGGCGGCATCAGTCACGTGCCCACGTTCAAATGTCAAATGAGAGAACAAGGTTCCAACAACATCGACACCATCAAGTGAACATCGAAATGAGAGAACATTTTGGACACCATTTGATTCAGAAATTGTTTTCTTTACAAGGTTCCAACAGCATTCCTGAACAGGACAGTTCGTTATTAGCCGCAGTATAACTGCACGACCTGACCGACCGtcatagataaaaaaaaaaacagttaatCATAACTCTCCAAGGAAATTCGATGCACTTTTGGGCAACATCAACACGATGTTTTCTGCATCTTGTTCACGGAGTATGCTAAAAACTTAAAAAATCCACCACCCAGTTGAATAGGGCGATTCAACTAGATTGCACCTGAAGGAGGCGGTGTCCCTCCTGACTCCAGCAGGAACTGCGCTGGCAAAGTCTTGGTCGCGCACCCGAACTTGTAGGTACTGTACTTCCTGTGCACGCCAGTGAGCTTGCCAGTTCCAGCCTTCTGGTGAAAGTCTACCATCATCCTCGAGCACTCCCTGAGAGAACAGCAAAAGATACACAGAAAGTCAGGATACAGATGCTTGTAAATGCAGTGAGGAAGTGACTTGAAATGGACTTACAGGAGTTGGTCGCTAGTGTATCTGCTATGTGACTCGCAAACCTTTGTCCAGTGAGGGCAACGATTAATAGCACATTGTGCAGTATAAACCGCAGCAGCAGCCAGATGCGAAGGCCGATAATTCAGCATTTGATATTCTACCAAGCAGAGCTCCAGCATGAAAAATGACACTAGCTCAAGCTGCAAGATACAACAGTGGGCAGTGTCAATCGTAAAACCAAAAGATCACTACTACTGGTGTTTTGTTTATCCAAGTAGACAAAAAGAAGATCAGAGTTTAGTGATATTTCACTTGTTTATCTGCGTCTGCAGCTTTCAGAAACCTCTTCAAGAAGACATAAGGTGTTGGAACAGACATGTTGAATTGCAGCGTGTTCAGAATCAACTTTTCCTGCTCAATCAGAAGATTTTCAACTCTTAGCCAAAAATAACAAATAATCActataaaaagaagaaagaatgcAAGGGTATGTAAAACATGGAGAAATCATCCGAAAGATTACAATTGACATGGTGCACTGATGTAGAAAGGATAGAGTTGCATTTTTGCAGTAATAATCTTTGTCTGCTTTAAGTAAATGTTATTTACTCACTAAAGCAGTATATGGATATCATCATGATCAAGTGTACACCATCTTCTAAAAAAAGAAGACTGTGCAAGGATTTGCAGAAGTGCGAGAAATAACTCAAAAGATTACAAATTGACCAACTCTGACATGTTCCACTTATGTAGAAAGGATATAATTACAATTTTGCAGTAAAAGATCCATGTTTGCTGTAAGGAAATGTTACTTATTTGCTGATGTAGTATGGATCCTAATCTATGATCATTGTACGTTTAGATAATGCAGTATAAAAGAACCAAGCATGAATTCAGTGTGAGTGCAAATTGTATTTAGTGGATTACCATTTCTAGAATTTGCCCTTTTGTGTAGGCACGGTCAGAAATGAGCACAAGGTCCTCAACAACTGGAACTGAGA
This region includes:
- the LOC136496995 gene encoding protein LAZ1-like isoform X2, which produces MRVNIGLLVPLMAQYSAPIWATLVAGFFMLLALSLSMYLIFEHLSAYNNPEEQKFVLGVILMVPCYAIESYISLINPNTSVYCGILRDGYEAFAMYCFGRYITACLGGEDKTIAFLKREGGSGSGQPLLHHASEKGIIHHHFPVNFVLKPWRLGTRFYLIIKFGIFQYVIIKTLTATLSLLLEPFGVYCDGEFNLRCGYPYFAAVLNFSQYWALYCLVAWYTATKDELAPIKPLAKFLSFKSIVFLTWWQGVVIAIMYAFGLLRSPLAQSLELKSSIQDFIICIEMGIASVVHLFVFPAKPYALLTNQSPGNISVLGDYVSSDPVDPFEIKESNRPTKMKLPQLEPDERSVTNIKESVRDFVVGSGEYVIKDFKFTVNQAVRPVEKRFDKLMKKNDKRKKSQDDNWVSAATPERPVRGIDDPLLSGSTSDSGVTKGKKHRRVVSSAAAADSWGGGDQASDGYEIRGRRWAVKS
- the LOC136496995 gene encoding protein LAZ1-like isoform X1, which encodes MRVNIGLLVPLMAQYSAPIWATLVAGFFMLLALSLSMYLIFEHLSAYNNPEEQKFVLGVILMVPCYAIESVRPLKHFIYVLRYSISVSNILLLEQYISLINPNTSVYCGILRDGYEAFAMYCFGRYITACLGGEDKTIAFLKREGGSGSGQPLLHHASEKGIIHHHFPVNFVLKPWRLGTRFYLIIKFGIFQYVIIKTLTATLSLLLEPFGVYCDGEFNLRCGYPYFAAVLNFSQYWALYCLVAWYTATKDELAPIKPLAKFLSFKSIVFLTWWQGVVIAIMYAFGLLRSPLAQSLELKSSIQDFIICIEMGIASVVHLFVFPAKPYALLTNQSPGNISVLGDYVSSDPVDPFEIKESNRPTKMKLPQLEPDERSVTNIKESVRDFVVGSGEYVIKDFKFTVNQAVRPVEKRFDKLMKKNDKRKKSQDDNWVSAATPERPVRGIDDPLLSGSTSDSGVTKGKKHRRVVSSAAAADSWGGGDQASDGYEIRGRRWAVKS